In a genomic window of Atribacterota bacterium:
- a CDS encoding V-type ATP synthase subunit I, translating into MAVSKIKKFHIFAHLSIRELLLKELQKLECVEIMELDKKTAFHDWKNIKDEDKESNVVSDLNRVKFCIDLFSKYQVKESKGLQSLLTKKEIIKYDDLVSISKKTDYELLHQQCKEFDKQLNQIKLSENKLKAIAEELNEWKELEIDLISMNESKYIEYYIGSIANNNLEKFTEEVIKQSKYSEVKIVKEGKNTSKIIIITLKENRDKILNITQKYHFENYKYTHPYTGTPAEIIKKINELSEELSEKKVTIEKQLIEISNNNKDIYKIYDYLSINKEKDEISRYLIKSENTFVIKGWIQEKDIQKLKHRLSDRFTAFEIIFSDPKKKDKVPVALENHKLVQPFEVITELYSLPNYFEVDPTPILSIYYFIFFGFCLSDVGYGVVLAILSYLAIHKLSLGYSAKKFFRLLYYCGIAGAIGGIFVGSWFGDILNYLPPAFSWIRNIMVDKLSLFNPTENPIPLLILSIALGVIQVYTGIILKFLDNVKRGKMIDGLMDQISWLLLLTGIILFLIKGMLPSIFGTIAILFLFIGVFTLITTQGRTNKNIIMRIGSGILSLYDITSYFSDVLSYSRLFALSLATGIIATMFNMLATMANIPYIGIIITIIILFIGHVFNLLISGLSAFIHDARLQYVEFFTKFYQAGGIPFKPFSLKTTYTKVEEIDTK; encoded by the coding sequence GTGGCAGTATCAAAAATAAAAAAATTTCATATTTTTGCACATTTATCAATTAGGGAATTATTATTAAAAGAGTTACAGAAGTTAGAATGTGTTGAAATTATGGAATTAGACAAAAAAACAGCCTTTCATGATTGGAAAAATATAAAAGATGAAGACAAGGAAAGTAACGTTGTCTCAGATTTAAATAGAGTAAAATTTTGTATTGATCTATTTTCTAAATATCAAGTAAAAGAATCAAAGGGGTTACAATCATTACTTACAAAAAAGGAAATTATTAAATATGATGATTTAGTTAGTATTTCAAAAAAAACTGATTATGAATTATTGCATCAACAATGCAAGGAATTTGATAAACAGCTAAATCAGATCAAATTAAGTGAAAATAAATTAAAAGCAATAGCAGAAGAATTAAATGAATGGAAAGAGCTGGAAATAGATCTAATCTCTATGAATGAGTCGAAATATATAGAGTATTATATTGGATCAATAGCTAATAATAATTTAGAAAAATTTACTGAAGAAGTAATCAAGCAAAGCAAATATAGTGAAGTAAAGATAGTTAAAGAGGGAAAAAACACATCAAAAATTATTATTATTACTTTGAAGGAAAATCGCGATAAAATATTAAATATTACGCAAAAATATCATTTTGAAAATTATAAATACACCCATCCTTATACTGGAACCCCTGCAGAAATAATAAAAAAAATTAATGAACTATCAGAGGAGCTTTCTGAGAAAAAAGTAACCATTGAAAAACAGTTGATTGAGATTTCAAATAATAATAAGGATATTTATAAAATATATGATTATCTGTCTATAAATAAAGAAAAGGACGAGATTTCTAGATATTTGATAAAAAGTGAAAATACATTTGTTATTAAAGGTTGGATTCAGGAAAAGGATATTCAAAAGTTAAAGCACAGGTTAAGCGATAGATTTACTGCTTTTGAAATCATTTTTAGTGACCCCAAGAAAAAAGACAAAGTACCAGTTGCCCTAGAAAATCATAAGTTAGTTCAGCCTTTTGAAGTAATAACTGAGCTGTACAGTTTACCAAATTACTTCGAAGTAGATCCTACCCCGATACTGTCAATATATTATTTTATATTTTTTGGTTTTTGTCTTTCAGATGTTGGGTATGGAGTTGTTTTAGCTATCCTAAGTTATTTGGCTATACATAAGCTAAGCTTGGGATATAGTGCAAAAAAATTTTTCAGATTACTTTATTATTGCGGCATTGCAGGAGCAATAGGGGGGATATTTGTAGGAAGTTGGTTTGGTGATATTTTGAATTATCTGCCACCTGCATTTAGCTGGATAAGAAATATTATGGTTGACAAGTTGTCGTTATTTAATCCTACAGAAAACCCAATACCACTCTTGATATTAAGCATAGCGCTAGGGGTGATTCAAGTCTATACAGGAATTATATTAAAATTTTTAGATAATGTTAAAAGGGGCAAAATGATTGATGGATTAATGGATCAAATATCCTGGTTATTATTATTAACTGGCATCATACTATTTTTAATAAAAGGAATGTTACCTTCTATTTTTGGAACTATTGCAATATTATTTTTATTTATTGGTGTCTTTACTCTTATTACAACACAAGGGAGAACAAATAAAAATATAATAATGAGAATCGGAAGTGGTATATTATCTTTATATGATATTACATCATATTTTAGTGATGTACTTTCTTATTCAAGATTATTTGCATTAAGCCTGGCTACGGGTATTATTGCAACTATGTTTAATATGCTAGCTACAATGGCAAACATACCATATATAGGAATAATAATTACCATAATTATTTTATTTATAGGGCATGTATTTAACCTATTAATTAGTGGATTAAGTGCTTTTATACATGATGCCAGACTTCAATATGTGGAATTTTTTACAAAATTTTATCAAGCCGGAGGTATTCCCTTTAAACCATTTAGTTTAAAAACCACATATACTAAAGTTGAAGAAATTGATACAAAATAA
- a CDS encoding V-type ATP synthase subunit K translates to MIDGIVLAYLGAALAIGLAGSGSAIGVGIAGTTGTGIMTEDPSKFGLVLLLQALPGTQGIYGLLVGFLVLTRIGIFGGTPAVLTVDQGLQILFSCLPIAIAGFFSGIYQGKTSAGSIGLISRRPEETGKAVVMPAMVETYAVLALLGSILLLNGVVI, encoded by the coding sequence ATGATTGATGGAATTGTTCTTGCCTATTTAGGCGCTGCGTTAGCAATTGGTTTAGCCGGTTCCGGTTCTGCAATAGGTGTAGGAATTGCAGGCACAACCGGTACAGGTATTATGACTGAAGATCCAAGTAAATTTGGATTAGTTTTATTATTACAGGCATTACCCGGAACACAAGGTATTTATGGATTATTGGTTGGCTTTTTAGTTTTAACCAGAATCGGTATTTTTGGTGGAACACCAGCTGTATTAACAGTTGATCAGGGATTGCAAATATTATTTTCATGCCTTCCTATTGCAATTGCAGGATTCTTTTCAGGAATTTATCAAGGTAAAACTTCAGCTGGCTCAATTGGACTTATTTCCAGAAGACCGGAAGAAACAGGGAAGGCTGTAGTTATGCCTGCAATGGTTGAAACTTATGCAGTGCTAGCGTTATTAGGTTCAATATTATTATTAAACGGTGTGGTTATTTAG
- a CDS encoding V-type ATP synthase subunit E — protein sequence MPIKDIKDKILENAFQEKDKIIEEAKNEVEKIKEEAKNEIEKIKNNILQDYKQEADIKENKIITEAKLNANKDILSEKQLILEEIFLEAERRIQKLDNQRYKKFIENLIFENIELGNETIYISEKDQKIIDNAFIENINKKLISNHKKGKLKLSEKSISIRGGVVLGTEDIKKNASLEIMLERTKEDIETKLNKFLFLENEE from the coding sequence ATGCCTATTAAAGATATAAAAGATAAAATATTAGAAAATGCTTTTCAAGAAAAAGATAAGATAATTGAGGAAGCAAAAAATGAAGTTGAGAAAATAAAAGAAGAAGCGAAAAATGAAATTGAAAAAATAAAAAACAACATATTACAGGATTATAAGCAGGAAGCCGATATTAAGGAAAATAAAATTATAACTGAAGCAAAGCTTAATGCTAATAAAGATATTCTTTCTGAAAAACAATTAATTTTAGAAGAAATATTTTTGGAAGCAGAAAGAAGGATTCAAAAATTAGATAACCAGAGATATAAGAAATTTATTGAGAACCTTATTTTCGAAAACATAGAGCTTGGAAATGAAACAATTTATATATCAGAAAAAGATCAAAAAATAATTGATAATGCTTTTATAGAAAACATAAATAAAAAACTGATATCAAACCATAAAAAGGGAAAATTGAAACTTTCTGAAAAATCAATTTCCATTAGAGGTGGTGTTGTTTTAGGCACAGAGGATATCAAAAAAAATGCTTCATTAGAAATTATGCTTGAGAGAACCAAAGAAGATATTGAAACAAAATTAAACAAATTCCTGTTTCTTGAAAATGAGGAATAG
- a CDS encoding V-type ATPase subunit yields MLKYINEYTNTQEEYGYACGRVRELEKSLLTKEIIDKMIETRSLEDSIKILEENSVDNYNINNYDYISIDTHLKGIIKKTINLIKEISPNPHLYKLFSWKYDFHNLKVLLKGKFIGKKEITTLYEYGNFKVDILESAIFDEKYQLLPSIVERIIKQSEDEYMKSSDLQLIEILLDHGYYEIIFNLLNEINHPFLYYFFKKEIDLLNFIISCRSKIRNIKKSKLPLILIKQGNLSIQKYISIYENSIHSWPNYFQKTDYGQIIENGVKEWQEKNSMLELEKLVDNYLINLLKIGKYTSFGIESIFAYYFAKENDIKNIRIILNGKRNLLKNNIIRENIRDCYV; encoded by the coding sequence ATGCTTAAATATATTAATGAATATACAAACACCCAAGAGGAATATGGTTATGCATGTGGCAGGGTAAGAGAGTTAGAAAAAAGTCTGTTGACTAAAGAAATCATTGATAAGATGATTGAAACAAGATCTTTAGAGGATAGTATAAAAATTTTAGAAGAAAACTCTGTTGATAATTATAATATCAATAATTATGATTACATTTCAATTGATACTCATTTAAAAGGAATTATTAAAAAAACCATTAATTTAATCAAAGAAATATCCCCAAATCCCCACTTGTACAAATTGTTCAGCTGGAAGTATGATTTTCACAATCTAAAAGTTTTATTAAAGGGAAAGTTTATTGGAAAAAAAGAAATAACAACATTATATGAATATGGTAATTTTAAGGTAGATATATTAGAATCAGCTATTTTTGATGAAAAATATCAATTGTTGCCAAGTATAGTTGAAAGAATAATTAAGCAATCTGAGGATGAATATATGAAATCTTCAGACTTGCAGCTTATAGAAATATTATTGGATCATGGATATTATGAAATAATATTCAATCTTTTAAATGAAATAAATCATCCATTTTTATACTATTTCTTCAAAAAAGAAATCGATCTATTAAATTTTATTATTAGTTGTAGATCTAAGATAAGAAATATAAAAAAATCAAAATTACCTCTTATTCTAATTAAACAGGGTAATTTATCAATTCAAAAATATATAAGTATTTATGAAAATTCGATCCATTCTTGGCCAAATTATTTCCAAAAAACTGATTATGGTCAAATAATTGAAAACGGAGTTAAAGAATGGCAGGAAAAGAATTCTATGCTGGAACTCGAAAAACTTGTTGATAATTATTTGATAAATTTATTAAAAATTGGCAAATACACATCATTCGGCATAGAAAGTATTTTTGCTTATTATTTTGCTAAAGAAAATGATATCAAAAATATCAGAATCATCTTGAATGGCAAAAGAAACTTATTAAAGAATAATATAATTAGAGAGAATATAAGGGATTGTTATGTCTAA
- a CDS encoding V-type ATP synthase subunit F — protein MSNIALIGEKEVIIGFSLVGLQIFPVNSTTEAIEALENCYKNKYDIVFITNEIAQGLINKIEEYQKKYTMTICILPNRTKDSTLSIDILRKNVEKAVGTDILFRKEG, from the coding sequence ATGTCTAATATAGCACTAATTGGAGAGAAAGAAGTTATTATCGGGTTTAGTTTAGTTGGTTTACAAATATTTCCAGTGAATAGTACAACAGAGGCAATTGAAGCGCTTGAAAATTGTTATAAAAATAAATATGATATTGTTTTTATAACAAATGAAATTGCACAGGGTTTAATTAATAAAATTGAAGAATATCAAAAAAAATATACAATGACAATTTGTATCCTTCCTAATCGTACGAAGGATTCTACACTTAGTATAGACATTTTAAGGAAAAATGTTGAAAAAGCTGTGGGTACAGATATCTTGTTTAGAAAAGAGGGATAA
- a CDS encoding V-type ATP synthase subunit A, with translation MQQNNGKIVKVSGPVVIADGLRGAKMYDVVQVSENKLIGEIIELNEDRATIQVYEETSGIGPGESVYTTGMPLSVELGPGLIKSIYDGIQRPLDIIFNKEGAFIARGVEVDSLDREKEWNFKPSTKKGDKVSPGDCIGTVKETSIITHHVLVPIGIEGKIENISEGNFKITETIAKIKDETGKIHEVQMLQKWPVRKMRPYKEKMPPTEPLITGQRVIDTFFPIAKGGTACIPGPFGSGKTVVQHQLSKWCNAEIIVFIGCGERGNEMTDVLQEFPELIDPNSGKPLMERTVLIANTSNMPVAAREASVYTGITIAEYYRDMGYNVALMADSTSRWAEAMREISGRLEEMPGEEGYPAYLGTRIASFYERSGKVKCLSSKDLEATISIIGAVSPPGGDLSEPVTQNTLRTVQVYWSLQDKLAYKRHFPAIDWLKSYSLYLDQLSTYFKEEISEHFVKIRTMAMTLLQEESELEETVRLVGIDALSKAERLTLDTARSIREDFLHQNAFDDVDTYTSIKKQYLMLDLIIFFNEEAKKAIKIGDISNDQLNQLSVKNKIVRSKFISEDNLEEFSRIKDEIKSQINSLTSNIAGKDD, from the coding sequence ATGCAACAAAATAATGGCAAGATTGTTAAAGTTTCCGGGCCAGTAGTCATTGCAGATGGATTAAGAGGAGCTAAAATGTATGATGTTGTACAGGTTAGTGAGAATAAGCTTATTGGAGAAATAATAGAATTAAATGAAGACAGGGCAACTATACAGGTTTATGAAGAAACTTCAGGTATTGGACCAGGGGAATCTGTTTATACTACTGGAATGCCCTTAAGTGTTGAACTTGGACCTGGGTTGATTAAGTCAATTTATGATGGGATTCAAAGACCTTTAGATATAATATTCAATAAAGAAGGTGCATTTATAGCGAGAGGTGTTGAGGTAGATAGTCTGGATAGGGAAAAAGAATGGAATTTTAAACCTTCTACCAAAAAAGGGGACAAGGTAAGTCCAGGGGACTGTATTGGAACAGTTAAAGAAACATCTATTATTACTCATCACGTTTTGGTCCCAATTGGCATAGAAGGAAAAATAGAAAATATTTCTGAGGGAAATTTTAAGATAACAGAAACCATTGCCAAAATTAAAGATGAAACTGGTAAAATACATGAAGTTCAAATGCTACAAAAATGGCCAGTAAGAAAAATGAGACCTTATAAGGAAAAAATGCCCCCAACAGAACCATTAATTACTGGTCAAAGAGTTATAGATACTTTTTTCCCAATTGCAAAAGGCGGTACTGCTTGTATCCCGGGACCTTTTGGTAGCGGAAAAACCGTGGTTCAACATCAACTATCAAAATGGTGTAATGCTGAAATTATTGTTTTTATTGGATGTGGTGAAAGAGGTAATGAAATGACAGATGTTTTACAGGAATTTCCAGAACTAATTGATCCAAATTCAGGTAAACCTTTAATGGAAAGAACTGTCTTAATCGCCAACACATCTAATATGCCTGTTGCAGCTAGAGAAGCATCTGTATATACTGGCATAACTATAGCTGAATACTATAGGGATATGGGCTATAATGTTGCGTTAATGGCTGATTCAACATCACGATGGGCTGAAGCAATGAGAGAAATTTCCGGCAGGTTAGAAGAAATGCCAGGTGAAGAGGGGTATCCAGCATATTTAGGTACAAGAATTGCAAGTTTTTATGAAAGATCAGGTAAAGTAAAGTGCCTTTCTAGTAAAGATTTGGAGGCCACTATAAGCATCATAGGAGCAGTTTCTCCACCGGGAGGAGATTTATCCGAGCCTGTAACACAAAATACATTACGTACTGTTCAGGTTTACTGGAGTTTGCAGGACAAACTTGCTTATAAAAGGCATTTTCCGGCAATTGATTGGTTAAAAAGTTATTCATTATATCTTGACCAGCTTAGTACTTATTTTAAGGAAGAAATAAGTGAACATTTTGTTAAAATAAGGACTATGGCAATGACGCTTCTACAAGAAGAATCTGAATTAGAAGAAACTGTGAGATTAGTTGGTATAGATGCATTATCGAAGGCAGAAAGACTTACATTAGATACTGCACGTTCAATAAGAGAAGATTTTTTACATCAAAATGCATTTGATGATGTTGATACCTATACATCAATTAAAAAACAGTATCTGATGTTGGATTTGATTATATTTTTTAATGAAGAAGCCAAAAAAGCAATTAAAATTGGAGATATTAGTAATGACCAACTTAACCAACTATCAGTAAAAAACAAAATTGTACGATCAAAATTTATATCTGAAGACAATTTAGAAGAATTTTCCAGGATAAAGGATGAAATTAAAAGTCAAATTAATTCTCTCACATCCAATATAGCAGGAAAGGATGATTAA